In one bacterium genomic region, the following are encoded:
- a CDS encoding phosphomannomutase/phosphoglucomutase, with the protein MSDGSKQNSALDIIFKAYDIRGVVGDELTPELVHDIAQAFAEQMPDGTIAVGRDMRTDSEALASAFIEGLIAQGREVLDIGMITTDMSYFAVGHYDLAGGAMITASHNPGKYNGIKLTGAGVVQLSADDGLKILKDRVLKGGFKPAKELGKKLEKNILTDWVEHTLRFAGTELKPLKVGVDAGNGMGSVPIPKLQELTGLEVSGLYMELDGTFPNHPANPVLEGAMDDLKTLVARNELDCGIAFDGDGDRCFFVDEKGETVEASVLAALLAGTLLSENPKSTVVQSVVVGDIVREVVEALGGEVVQSRVGHSYMQAMMREHNAIFGCETSGHFYFRDNFFCDSALITAVMVLGIMSETEKPLSELVRTYRKYQSISEENIDVADTTKLLIALEKQYHKATLDRLDGLTIRTDDWHASIRPSNTEPLVRLNIEAKNKTTLKTAHIELKKVIADYS; encoded by the coding sequence ATGAGTGATGGGAGTAAGCAAAATTCTGCTTTAGATATTATTTTTAAGGCTTATGATATTCGTGGAGTAGTTGGTGATGAACTAACACCAGAGCTGGTACATGATATCGCACAAGCCTTTGCCGAGCAGATGCCTGATGGAACCATTGCAGTTGGGCGTGATATGCGTACGGACTCTGAAGCACTAGCCTCTGCCTTCATAGAGGGTCTAATCGCGCAGGGTCGTGAAGTGCTGGATATTGGCATGATTACTACAGATATGAGCTATTTTGCAGTTGGCCACTATGACTTGGCTGGAGGGGCGATGATTACCGCCAGTCATAATCCGGGTAAATATAATGGCATTAAGCTAACTGGTGCTGGCGTGGTGCAGTTAAGTGCTGATGACGGATTGAAAATTCTAAAAGATAGAGTGCTAAAGGGTGGGTTTAAGCCGGCTAAAGAGCTTGGCAAAAAGCTCGAAAAGAATATTCTTACAGATTGGGTAGAGCATACCTTGCGCTTTGCTGGCACTGAGCTGAAACCGTTGAAGGTGGGCGTGGACGCTGGAAATGGCATGGGCTCGGTACCGATTCCAAAGCTGCAAGAGCTAACCGGCCTAGAGGTTTCTGGCTTGTATATGGAGCTCGATGGCACATTTCCAAATCATCCAGCTAATCCAGTGCTTGAGGGAGCAATGGATGATCTTAAAACGCTTGTAGCCCGCAATGAGCTTGATTGTGGCATTGCTTTTGATGGTGATGGCGACCGATGTTTTTTTGTTGATGAAAAAGGAGAGACCGTTGAGGCTTCAGTACTGGCAGCACTTTTGGCGGGAACTCTACTCAGCGAAAACCCTAAAAGCACTGTTGTTCAGAGTGTCGTGGTGGGTGATATTGTGCGTGAAGTGGTCGAAGCTCTTGGAGGAGAAGTGGTGCAGAGTCGAGTTGGGCACAGTTATATGCAGGCAATGATGCGTGAACATAATGCGATTTTTGGTTGCGAAACATCCGGCCACTTTTATTTTCGAGATAATTTTTTCTGTGACTCAGCGCTTATTACGGCGGTTATGGTATTGGGTATTATGTCTGAAACTGAGAAACCGCTGTCTGAATTGGTGCGTACATATCGTAAGTATCAAAGTATATCGGAAGAGAATATTGATGTAGCAGATACCACAAAGCTCCTAATTGCACTGGAAAAACAATATCATAAGGCCACTCTTGATCGGCTAGATGGACTGACTATTCGTACTGATGATTGGCATGCTAGTATTCGCCCCAGCAACACTGAGCCTTTGGTGCGACTAAATATTGAAGCTAAAAATAAGACTACCCTAAAAACAGCTCATATAGAGCTAAAGAAAGTTATTGCTGATTATTCTTAA
- a CDS encoding tRNA (adenosine(37)-N6)-threonylcarbamoyltransferase complex transferase subunit TsaD: MKAQIRTILAIESSCDETACAIIRGGREVLANIIASQADLHAQFGGVVPEVAARSHIEVVIPVIEEALQDANLSWDDIDAIAVTRGPGLIGSLLIGVLTAQVLAVEKNKPLIGVNHILAHAYASFLDTDSDRPLARERSVSLDEAQANANAELRTVRLDANQGSQEERDRAYLEVREISEDTADAELRQTDSPVFPMLALIVSGGDSRLMLFQEDLSFELIGQTRDDAAGEAFDKVAKLLGLPYPGGPNISRVAENGNDQAYKFPIANLGDSHDFSFSGLKTAVLRQVQAIVGDKPGLKDLRKTYQLPPDVVSDIAASFERTVVETLVRGLLRAYNAYTPASVVIGGGVSANQRLREAILAKIPDARVVPPVFCTDNAAMIGALAYQMVQRNSGVIAPKELIETELVADSSLETL; encoded by the coding sequence ATGAAAGCACAAATCCGAACTATTCTCGCCATTGAATCGAGCTGTGATGAAACGGCCTGCGCGATTATTCGTGGTGGCCGAGAAGTGCTTGCCAACATTATTGCCAGCCAAGCTGACCTACACGCCCAGTTTGGTGGTGTGGTGCCAGAGGTTGCCGCCAGGAGTCATATTGAGGTGGTAATTCCCGTAATTGAAGAGGCCTTGCAGGACGCTAATCTTAGCTGGGATGACATTGATGCCATTGCTGTCACCCGCGGGCCCGGGCTGATCGGATCACTGCTGATTGGCGTACTCACAGCTCAAGTCTTGGCCGTAGAAAAAAATAAGCCTCTGATTGGCGTTAATCACATCTTAGCTCATGCCTACGCGAGTTTTCTAGATACAGATTCCGATAGGCCTCTCGCGCGAGAAAGGAGTGTTAGCTTGGATGAAGCACAAGCCAACGCTAACGCCGAGTTAAGGACTGTCCGTTTGGATGCAAATCAAGGAAGCCAGGAAGAGCGAGATCGAGCGTACTTAGAGGTACGTGAGATAAGCGAAGACACAGCTGACGCTGAGTTGCGCCAAACCGACAGTCCAGTTTTCCCAATGCTGGCACTGATTGTTTCCGGTGGCGACTCCCGACTAATGCTTTTCCAGGAAGATCTTTCGTTCGAGCTAATTGGTCAAACCCGTGATGACGCTGCTGGTGAAGCCTTTGATAAGGTAGCTAAACTACTCGGTCTCCCTTATCCTGGTGGGCCAAATATCTCTCGAGTGGCCGAAAATGGTAATGATCAAGCTTATAAATTCCCTATCGCTAATCTGGGAGATAGCCATGATTTTAGCTTTTCGGGCCTCAAAACTGCTGTTCTGCGTCAAGTTCAAGCTATCGTTGGTGATAAGCCCGGCCTTAAAGACCTCCGTAAGACCTACCAGCTACCGCCAGACGTCGTTTCGGACATTGCCGCGTCCTTTGAACGCACCGTGGTCGAAACGCTCGTTAGAGGGCTCCTACGTGCGTATAACGCCTATACTCCTGCTAGCGTGGTGATTGGTGGTGGTGTGAGTGCCAATCAACGCCTACGCGAGGCTATTTTAGCTAAAATTCCTGATGCGCGAGTCGTTCCACCTGTCTTTTGCACGGATAATGCCGCTATGATTGGTGCCTTGGCGTATCAGATGGTGCAGCGGAATTCTGGGGTAATTGCGCCAAAGGAATTGATTGAGACTGAGCTAGTGGCGGACTCAAGCTTGGAGACGCTGTAG
- a CDS encoding peptidoglycan bridge formation glycyltransferase FemA/FemB family protein, with amino-acid sequence MNMIRKVSSEELDAWNRLILENPDSGHIYQTLEWGDYKGRYGWHPERLVWESDKKRAYFQALVKNAPGFGAIWYIPKGPGIFAHYKSEKAQAAAFKTLSTELALYIQKHDPRAFMLMVEPEVYDDELKPKQVGYQKSIHDLQFRATIIVDIDKNDDDLLASFKQKTRYNIRLATKKGVTIEKRDATDEMVDEMYKLMGDTQGRAGFYLRPKHAFRAYWQSFAKSSMGQFFVAVHEGEILAAEYAMIFGEKAYYKEGGSSGAKRNLMAPYLLQYEVMRWARDRGAKEYDLIAVPPKDQLNPEHSMYGLYQFKSGFNQEITQFVGCWELPLRASAYARWQKAEPLFHRVYSRVKHNIFW; translated from the coding sequence ATGAACATGATTCGGAAGGTTAGTTCAGAAGAATTAGACGCCTGGAATAGGTTGATATTGGAAAATCCAGATAGTGGCCATATTTATCAAACCTTAGAATGGGGAGACTATAAGGGGCGCTATGGGTGGCATCCAGAGCGATTAGTTTGGGAGTCTGATAAGAAAAGGGCGTATTTTCAAGCTTTAGTAAAAAATGCACCTGGCTTTGGTGCGATTTGGTATATCCCCAAAGGTCCGGGTATTTTTGCGCACTACAAAAGTGAAAAGGCTCAAGCAGCTGCATTTAAAACACTCTCCACAGAGTTGGCATTATATATTCAAAAACATGATCCAAGGGCATTTATGCTAATGGTGGAGCCAGAAGTCTATGACGATGAGCTGAAACCCAAGCAAGTTGGTTACCAAAAAAGTATTCATGATCTGCAGTTTCGGGCCACAATAATAGTCGATATTGATAAGAATGATGATGACTTGTTGGCGAGCTTTAAGCAAAAAACGCGCTACAATATCCGGCTTGCCACCAAGAAGGGTGTAACGATTGAAAAACGCGATGCCACCGATGAGATGGTGGATGAAATGTATAAGCTGATGGGTGATACGCAAGGGCGAGCTGGTTTTTATTTGCGCCCCAAACATGCCTTTAGGGCTTATTGGCAGAGTTTTGCCAAAAGTTCAATGGGGCAGTTTTTTGTGGCCGTACACGAGGGAGAGATACTGGCGGCTGAATATGCCATGATTTTTGGTGAAAAAGCTTATTACAAGGAGGGTGGTTCAAGTGGTGCGAAGCGTAATTTGATGGCACCGTATCTCTTGCAGTATGAGGTGATGCGTTGGGCGCGCGATAGGGGCGCTAAGGAGTATGATTTAATTGCAGTACCACCAAAAGATCAGCTTAATCCAGAGCATAGTATGTATGGTTTGTATCAGTTTAAATCTGGTTTTAATCAAGAAATTACACAGTTTGTAGGATGCTGGGAGTTACCGCTGAGGGCCAGTGCTTATGCTCGATGGCAAAAGGCCGAGCCACTGTTTCATAGGGTGTATAGCCGCGTGAAGCACAATATTTTCTGGTAA
- a CDS encoding nucleotidyltransferase domain-containing protein — protein MNAQDKEKSIREAILDMVAYFAVFGLPVSEDRLNALLAVKASHLAVLAIVRDMVANGELIKIEDCYGLADVRYVNLHKKQTQRDYLLARAGKLAGVIGKLPFVKAVCVVNSVAIGNVHEDSDIDLLIVTTPGRVFVAKGFLWKTLKILKLLETEDKKAGQFSLGMVLTTRGVIFERDIMRENNPHLIYWLMTAVPVYGQRRWQEVLQASPYVRQHAPNYLWPKGDRSIDRAGTKWLDSLDDRGYRIHLRHTSRQEKNLRDEAFVRVRPDIINLHAIDRSRAIAEAWQKQRGTWVEPDKSLKPLRPKKK, from the coding sequence ATGAACGCTCAAGATAAAGAAAAGTCGATTCGTGAAGCCATCTTAGATATGGTGGCCTATTTTGCGGTTTTTGGCCTGCCAGTTAGTGAAGATCGCCTAAACGCCTTACTTGCGGTAAAGGCTAGTCATTTAGCGGTTCTGGCCATAGTGCGAGATATGGTGGCAAATGGTGAGCTTATAAAGATTGAAGACTGCTATGGTTTAGCTGACGTGAGGTATGTTAATTTACATAAAAAACAGACTCAGCGTGATTATTTATTGGCTCGGGCCGGTAAATTGGCTGGAGTTATTGGTAAATTACCCTTTGTGAAGGCGGTCTGCGTGGTCAATAGTGTGGCGATTGGCAATGTACATGAAGATAGCGATATTGACCTACTAATTGTTACGACACCAGGTCGAGTATTTGTGGCAAAGGGTTTTTTATGGAAGACATTAAAAATACTTAAGTTACTTGAAACTGAAGATAAAAAAGCCGGCCAGTTTAGCCTTGGTATGGTTTTAACAACTCGAGGAGTAATCTTTGAGCGCGACATTATGAGGGAGAATAATCCGCATCTAATTTACTGGCTAATGACGGCTGTTCCGGTTTATGGACAGCGGAGGTGGCAGGAAGTTTTGCAGGCAAGTCCGTATGTGCGTCAGCATGCGCCAAACTATCTTTGGCCAAAAGGTGATAGGTCGATTGATCGAGCTGGTACAAAGTGGCTGGATAGCTTGGATGATAGGGGCTACAGAATACATCTTCGACATACCAGTAGGCAGGAGAAAAACCTTCGCGATGAGGCATTTGTACGAGTGCGGCCAGATATCATTAATCTGCACGCCATTGATCGTAGCCGGGCAATTGCAGAAGCCTGGCAGAAACAGCGTGGTACTTGGGTGGAGCCAGATAAATCGCTGAAGCCCCTACGGCCCAAAAAGAAATAG
- a CDS encoding peptidoglycan bridge formation glycyltransferase FemA/FemB family protein, protein MNMTSFEPTIWDTQISELGGGILQSTTWAEFQEAVGREAVRACVDGKWAWQGFMRNSKGLRYMLLPYGPVVRQNAIEALRSVIFSAEEQEVDFIRLEPIGEVSEEDLQSVGAHKIAEVDPQHTFILDISRSEEELRRGLQSGHRNRINTTEKRGIVIRRVQDMSPMNDFLRLMADTAKHAHITNYPDSYYRHLAETLISKGVASFYVSTVASEVASVSLVYDWGDMRSYAHTGNDQALNREYKVAVSAVWKMIADAKSAGLTKFDFWGAAPDDSAGHKWAGITAFKKGFGGKRITTLGTWDIPIKKNKYRAYQAYRKLRSFK, encoded by the coding sequence ATGAACATGACAAGCTTTGAGCCAACTATTTGGGATACACAGATTTCTGAGTTAGGGGGAGGTATTTTGCAGAGTACGACTTGGGCTGAATTCCAGGAGGCTGTGGGTCGAGAAGCAGTGCGAGCATGTGTGGATGGCAAATGGGCCTGGCAGGGCTTTATGCGTAATTCGAAGGGGCTTCGGTATATGCTTTTGCCATATGGGCCGGTGGTGAGACAAAATGCGATTGAAGCGCTACGTTCAGTTATTTTTTCCGCCGAAGAGCAGGAGGTCGATTTTATTCGCCTGGAGCCGATCGGTGAGGTCAGTGAGGAAGATTTACAATCTGTTGGCGCACATAAAATTGCCGAAGTAGATCCTCAGCATACATTTATATTAGATATTTCACGCAGTGAAGAAGAGTTGCGACGGGGTTTGCAATCTGGTCATCGCAACCGTATTAACACCACCGAAAAGCGAGGTATTGTGATTAGGCGAGTGCAGGACATGTCGCCGATGAATGATTTCTTGCGTCTGATGGCCGATACCGCGAAACACGCTCATATTACTAATTATCCAGATAGCTATTATCGTCATCTAGCCGAGACTTTAATTAGTAAGGGTGTGGCGAGCTTTTATGTGTCGACAGTTGCCAGCGAGGTTGCGAGTGTTAGTTTGGTTTACGACTGGGGGGACATGCGTTCATATGCGCATACCGGTAATGATCAGGCGCTAAATAGGGAGTACAAGGTGGCAGTTTCGGCAGTCTGGAAGATGATTGCGGATGCTAAATCGGCTGGACTGACTAAGTTTGATTTTTGGGGTGCAGCGCCAGATGATTCAGCGGGTCATAAATGGGCTGGGATTACAGCTTTTAAGAAAGGCTTTGGCGGCAAGCGCATTACCACTCTTGGCACTTGGGATATTCCGATTAAGAAAAACAAGTATCGAGCTTATCAGGCGTATCGAAAATTACGTAGTTTTAAATAA
- a CDS encoding GNAT family N-acetyltransferase → MRRPSIFIRSVYRRPEQTDRTLKDSRAIQQAVFIEEQGIDPSNVFNDEYQAMHYVLYIRVNHKEIAVACARAIRMSPQGSIKIGRVATLKKFRGNKYATRLLEYLIEDQGRAFDPPFFFLNSQLDAQSLYSSLGFASCGAPFNEAGIRHIRMELDWSRNTTVA, encoded by the coding sequence ATGCGCAGACCTAGTATCTTCATCCGTTCTGTTTACCGCCGACCAGAGCAAACAGATCGAACCCTGAAGGACAGCCGAGCTATTCAGCAAGCCGTATTCATCGAGGAACAAGGCATCGATCCGAGCAATGTATTTAATGACGAATACCAAGCCATGCACTACGTGCTCTACATCCGTGTCAACCACAAAGAAATTGCTGTGGCTTGTGCTCGGGCAATAAGAATGTCGCCTCAAGGGTCAATCAAGATTGGTCGAGTAGCCACCCTCAAAAAGTTTCGCGGCAATAAATATGCCACTAGACTACTTGAGTACCTCATCGAGGATCAAGGGAGAGCTTTCGATCCACCCTTTTTCTTCCTAAACTCCCAGCTTGATGCCCAGAGTCTCTATTCATCCCTTGGATTTGCGTCTTGTGGAGCACCATTCAACGAGGCTGGTATTCGCCACATCCGTATGGAACTAGACTGGTCACGCAACACAACCGTCGCCTAG
- a CDS encoding NUDIX domain-containing protein produces MNKLSQEEWEASIQRIGIVAGCIIFRDGKYLMVQERQEKVYGLWNVPAGYVDNGEEAETAAIREALEESGYEVVLEGLIGLYHDTTFEPLKHVYEARVVGGDLRIQEDEILDAKWLTFTEIKNLNKDKKLRARWIFDAICRAEEKRT; encoded by the coding sequence ATGAATAAACTTAGCCAAGAAGAGTGGGAAGCTTCTATTCAGCGAATTGGAATAGTAGCCGGATGTATTATTTTTAGAGACGGCAAGTATCTTATGGTACAAGAGAGGCAAGAGAAAGTGTATGGCCTTTGGAATGTGCCTGCGGGCTACGTAGACAACGGCGAGGAAGCTGAAACTGCGGCAATACGAGAAGCACTAGAAGAATCTGGATATGAAGTGGTGCTAGAAGGTCTGATTGGGCTCTATCATGACACAACATTTGAGCCGCTTAAGCATGTCTATGAAGCAAGGGTTGTGGGTGGTGATTTGCGGATACAGGAAGACGAGATCCTAGACGCCAAGTGGCTGACTTTTACAGAGATTAAAAATCTTAATAAAGACAAAAAACTTCGGGCGCGTTGGATTTTTGATGCAATCTGTAGGGCCGAAGAAAAGCGGACTTAA